GTATGCGTCGCGCGTGCTTCGATGTTCGTCGGGAAAGCCGAGACGCGGTCGATGAAAGTTCGTGTCGTGTCCATCGTCGTCGCGTTCAATCGCTGACGTGCGCTGAATTCGAAGACATCGGTCGTAAACAGTCTACCGACCTCGATCACCGCAGTGTCGTTGTTCGGGCCAAAGGCGGCGACAGGAAACGACATCAAAATTGTCTCGTTATTCGCAGCCGCGACCGCCTCTGCGATGGGCAGGGTCGGGTCGGCAACGATGCCGTAATTCACGTTGCGGAGCATCACCTTATTGTCGGCCAGTTCCCATCGCACCACGCGGCGGCCGAGTGCCTGTCCGCCGTAGCCGACGCCGAGCGTTGTTCTGGCGATCTGCGTCACCCACAGGAATTCCTTGCCCATCTCGGATTTCGGGATCTCGTAATAATACTTATCCTTTACCTGATGAACGGTGAAGATGCCTTTCTTTGATTTTGCATCGGCAGTGATCACCTTGTCATACGGCTGCGGGTCCTGCGAGGAAGCAGCTCCTGCTCCGCCCGGCATTCCGGGCCTAACGCCTGCCGGCGGGCCGCCTGCGGGTGTACCTGTCGGTGCGGGCGCCGGTGTCGGATCCTGTGCGGGCAGGATACCAACAAACATCGAAAAGACGAACGTATACAACAACACGCGTCCTGCGGTCTTAAACATTTGATTTCCTCCGGTTGTGTCTGTGAATAGCGGTTATCTCCAGTCGGCAAAAATTCCGTTTCTAAGCGTCTGTCATACAGCTCGCGAAAATTGGAGGGCCTTACTGAATCTACGGTTTTTATAACACCCGAATTCCCGCATTGCAACGAAAATAGGGCTTATACGCGGGTTATTTCTGTAAAGTTTTGTCAATAAGAGCGTCCACAGATCGGTTTAGAAAAGGACAGTTAACGCAGAGACCGCAAAGACCGCTGAGCAAAGGGAAGTTTGTACGCTCCTCCGCTTACACCCGCTTCGCTCATTCAATTGTGTCTATTCTATTTCTTTGCGATCTCAGCGGTCTCTGCGTTTCAAGGCCTTCGGCTATGAAGTGCGGCGGATGACGGCAGTTCCCGCTTTGTCGGGAATGAGTATCAGATTCTCGGGTTTGTCTGCAAAGAACTCATCGACCGCCTTTTCCGCGCCGTCCCACACGAGGCTTGCATAATCGTGCACTATCAGCCAGCCGCCGGGCACCAGCCGCGGATAAAAATATTCAAGTGCGGCCTTCATCGGCGCGTAGAGATCGCAGTCAAGGTGTACAAGGCAAAAACGCGGGTCGCCCTCGACCTGTCCGAGTGAATCCGGAAAAAAGCCCGCGACATAAACAGCGTTCTCTTCGCCGACGAGCCGTTTTACGCGCTCCAGCGACGTATTTGAAAAGGCTGCCGGGGCTTTGGCGTCCACGCCCGCCAGGTCGCGTTGGTCAAAGCCTTCGTATGTGTCGAAAAGATATGCCGTCGTGCCGAGCTTTCGCGCCAATTTCGCCAACAGGAACGCCGAATTCCCGCGAAAAACGCCCAATTCGGCGACGTCGCCCGTGATGCCTTCTTTCAATATCTGGTCGCAGGTGAGATTCAGAAAATGGTATCGCGGCATGTCGCCGGCGTTGTTCGGATTGCCGCTCAGCCATTTGCCCGTGTCCGCAGGATCGAAAAGCCCGCCGCGTTCGCGGTATTTCGGCAGATGCGTAACGTATCGCTCCGGTGCGTGCGACAGCGAAAAGGATCGCGGCAGTAGCCGAACGAGCCGAGTGCGAAAAGGGATCGTGCGGATCGCGATCTTTGCGTATCGCCACGCTTTTCCGGGCTCGCGAAACGCCCTGCCGATCTGCGAAATTAGGCTCATTAGATAAGGCTAGACCGCGAATTCCGCGATCACCGGTGCGTGGTCGCTCGGTTTTTCCAGGCCGCGTGTCGAGGTGTCGATCACGCACGACGTGCATTTTGCCGTTAGGCTCGGCGACGTCCAGATGTAGTCGATGCGCAGGCCCTGATTCTTCTGCCAGGCTCCCTCGCGGTAATTCCACCACGAAAACTGCTTCACATCGCCGTTCTTCACGCGGAAAGCGTCGTCAAACCCCCACTGTTTCACGTAGTGCATCGCCGCGCGTTCGGGCAGCGTAAAATGCAGTTTGCCCTGCCAATGCGGCACGCTCCAGACGTCCTCGTCCGTCATCGCCACGTTAAAATCACCGCACAGCAGAACGTCGCCCGCCGTGTCGCAGCCGGCGTCAAAAAAATGCCGCAGCCGCTGCAGCCAGTCCAGCTTGAAAGCGAATTTGTCCGTGCCGAGCTCCGTGCCGTTAGGTATGTACGTATTGACCATGCGGACGCCTTTCACCGTCGCGGCGATCAGGCGTTTGGGAGCATCTTCGTCGTCGTCCGCAAAGCCTTTCTGCACGTCCGACATCGCGTGTTTCGACAATATCGCGACGCCATTATACGATTTCTGCCCGAAAAACTCCGCCTCGTAACCGAGCTCGTTCACGATCGGAAGAGGGAAGTTCTCGTCAACGCATTTTGTCTCCTGCAGGCAGATCACGTCCGGCTGCTCACGCCTCGCCCACTCGACCAGATGCGGCACACGAACGTTGATCGAATTCACATTCCAAGTTGCGATCTTCATTAACATACTTTTACCACACACCGCCCAAACGAAGAACCACTCGCGTGAGCGAGTGGCAATTCCGCCGGACCGCAGGCTGCCAGAGTGCATTAGCCACTTCCTTATCGAAGTGGCTCTCCCTTGTCGGTCTCCGCGGTCTCTGCGTTCAGCCCATTTCTAAGCTCACAAAGCCTGCCTTGCCTTGACCCTAAATCAGCGCGCGTGGTAACCTCGTATCTTTTGAGAATCGGACGGTATTTTCACCGGTTCTGACCGTTAACACGGTATTAAAAAGGTTATGCAGCTTTTGGCATTTGCCGGATCAATTCAGCTTTTCCCGGACGGCACGCTGTTCATACACATCGGGCTCGTCCTGCTGATGATCTATATCCTCAACCGCACGTTTTACAGGCCTATTAATAAGGCCATCACTGAGCGCGAAAAATACAGCGGCGGACATTCCAGCGAGGCCGACGAGATCATCGCAAAGGCAGCCGAGAAAGAATCCGCTTACACTGCCGCGATGCTCGAAGCCCGCAGCGAAGGCTATTCGCTTATCGAAAAGCAGCAGCAAGAGGCCGAGGCCGCCCGTCAGGCAAAGCTCGCCGCTCTGCGAAGCGAAACAGCGGCACGCGTTGAGAAGGAAAAGGCAGACATTTCCAAACAGACCGCCGAAGCACGCGACGCCATCGCCGCCGAGGCCGAAAAGATGGCAGACAAGATCGCAGGGGAGATGCTGAAAGCGTAATTATATATGTTGGCAACCGTCACATTCCTGCTAATGATGTTCGCTGCCGGCGGCGGCGGATTTTACGATAAATATTTCAACATTCCGGGCTTCGAGCTCTGGCGCTTTCTGAACCTCGCCATCTTCGTCACTATCCTGTACAAGGTCCTGAAAAAGCCGCTTTCTGAGGCTTTCAAAGCAAAACGCGAAGAGATACGTGCCGACCTGATACGGGCCGAAGAAGAGAAAAAGGCCGCTGAAGCACGCCTCGCCCTCGCCTCGGAAAAAGAGGCGGCGACCGCCGCTGAAAAGGCGTCGATACTCGAAAAAGCTAAAGCCGAAGCTGAATTTGAGGCCAAACGCGTTGCAGACGCGGCCGAAGCCGAGGCAAAACGCCTCACGCAGCAGGCCGAGGCAGAGGTCGCACGGCTTGCAACGCAGTCGCGTGCGGAACTTCGCCGCTTCTCGGCCGAAGAGAGTATTCGTCTTGCTACTGAAAAACTGAAAACGCAGATCGACCCGGCGACGAACGCACGCCTCGTCAAAGCGAGCATCAACGAGATCGGAGGGCTGAATTAATGAGCATCGAAGTTGTAGCCCGCCGTTATTCGACAGCCCTCGCCGACGTCGTCGCAGGGCATGACACCGCAGACACCGTGCGAAACGAGATCGCCGGTTTTACGGCAATGCTTGCCGAAAACGCCGACCTGTCAAACGTTTTCGCCAACCCGTCGATCCCGCATGCTTCGAAGGAAAAGGTGCTCGAAGAGATCCTTTCCAGGACGAAGCCTTCGCAGATCACAGCGAACTTTTTGCGTGTCCTGCTTCGCAATTCGCGGCTGACGGGCATCGCCGTTATCAGGGAAAAATTTGAAGAGGAGCTTGAATTTCGCGGCGGCGTCGTCCCGGCCGAGGTCATCTCGGCGGCGGAACTGCCGGCGGACGAGCGTGCTGAATTCGAACGCTCGCTCGAAGAGCTCACCGGCAAGAAAGTGAAGATAGATTTTGCGGTGGACAGCGGCCTGATCGGCGGTGTCGTCACGCGTATCGGATCGACCGTTTATGACGGCTCGGTCAAAACGAAACTGGAGAATTTAAGAGAACAACTTATCAGCGGATAGTGAATCGTAACAGGCAGCAGGGAACGAGAGGATCGGAACCTGTCACTTGTCACTTATCACCCGTCACTTAAAAACATGGAAGCGATAAAAGCTAACGAGATCAACGAGATCATTAAAGCACAGATCGAGAATTTTGACGCGTCGATGACGGTCGCCGAGGTAGGCACCGTGATCAAGGTCGGCGACGGTATCGCCGAGATCTATGGCCTGGACAAGGTCATGGCCGGCGAGCTGCTCGAATTCCCGCACGGCGTACGCGGCCTCGCGCTCAACCTTGAAGAAGACAAGGTTGGATGCGTGCTGTTCGGCGATTTTCAAAAGATCAAAGAGGGCGACGAAGCCAAACGAACGAAGCGCATCATGAGCGTGCCCGTGGGCGACGCTCTGATCGGCCGCGTCGTTGACGCTCTCGGCAATCCCATCGATCAGAAGGGCGACATCGTCACGGACACGTATTTTCCGGTCGAGCGTATCGCTCCCGGCATCATCGACCGCCAGCCCGTTAAAGAGCCGCTTCAGACCGGCCTCAAGGCTATTGACTCGATGGTGCCCATCGGCCGCGGCCAGCGTGAGCTGATCATCGGCGACCGCCAGACCGGCAAGACCGCCGTCGCGATCGACACCATCATCAATCAGAAGGGCAAGGACGTTATCTGTATCTACGTCGCTATCGGCCAAAAGCAGTCGACGGTTGCTCAGGTGCGTCAGAAACTCGAAGAATACGGTGCGATGGATTACACCATCATCGTTTCGGCGACCGCTTCGGATCCTGCGGCGATGCAGTTCCTGGCCCCGTATGCAGGCTGCGCGATGGGCGAATATTTCCGCG
This sequence is a window from Acidobacteriota bacterium. Protein-coding genes within it:
- a CDS encoding class I SAM-dependent methyltransferase → MPRYHFLNLTCDQILKEGITGDVAELGVFRGNSAFLLAKLARKLGTTAYLFDTYEGFDQRDLAGVDAKAPAAFSNTSLERVKRLVGEENAVYVAGFFPDSLGQVEGDPRFCLVHLDCDLYAPMKAALEYFYPRLVPGGWLIVHDYASLVWDGAEKAVDEFFADKPENLILIPDKAGTAVIRRTS
- the xth gene encoding exodeoxyribonuclease III, coding for MKIATWNVNSINVRVPHLVEWARREQPDVICLQETKCVDENFPLPIVNELGYEAEFFGQKSYNGVAILSKHAMSDVQKGFADDDEDAPKRLIAATVKGVRMVNTYIPNGTELGTDKFAFKLDWLQRLRHFFDAGCDTAGDVLLCGDFNVAMTDEDVWSVPHWQGKLHFTLPERAAMHYVKQWGFDDAFRVKNGDVKQFSWWNYREGAWQKNQGLRIDYIWTSPSLTAKCTSCVIDTSTRGLEKPSDHAPVIAEFAV
- the atpH gene encoding ATP synthase F1 subunit delta — protein: MSIEVVARRYSTALADVVAGHDTADTVRNEIAGFTAMLAENADLSNVFANPSIPHASKEKVLEEILSRTKPSQITANFLRVLLRNSRLTGIAVIREKFEEELEFRGGVVPAEVISAAELPADERAEFERSLEELTGKKVKIDFAVDSGLIGGVVTRIGSTVYDGSVKTKLENLREQLISG